Below is a window of Campylobacter canadensis DNA.
TTATTTTTGGCTTGAAAATGAATATTTAAATAATAATTTTTATGATGAAAACGAACTAAGTGATAAATTAACCCAGTTTAGAGCGCAAAATGATTTATATCTTCAAGATAGTTTTACAAATATAATTGCAATGAATGAAAATGCAGCCTTGCCACATTATAAAGCAAAAGATAATCCTAAAAAAATGCAAAAAAACACACTTTTATTAATTGATTCAGGCGCACAGTATTTAAATGGTACAACTGATATTACAAGGGTTAGTATTTATGGGCAAAGTACAAAAGAGCAAAGAATTGATTACACTTTAGTTTTAAAAGCGCATATTGCAATATCAAGTACAATTTTTCCAAAAGATATCGCCTTGCCTTTGCTAGATAGCATAACAAGAGCGCCTTTGTGGAAAGAAGGTATTGACTTTATGCATGGAACTGGGCATGGGGTTGGATACTGCTTAAATGTGCATGAAGGACCTAATGTGCTTTCGTATTATGCCAATATTAATGAAAATATGAAAGCCAAACTAGGAATGATAAGCTCCATTGAACCAGGGATTTATAGAGTAAATAAATGGGGGATTAGACTTGAGAATTTAGTTTATATCAAAGAGGCTTTTAAAAGTGAGTTTGCGCAATTTTATAAATTTGAAAATCTTACTTTATTTTTCTTTGAAAAAGATTGCATTGAAATATCTTTGTTAAATGAAGCTGAAAAAGAATGGATAAATAATTATCATAAAGAAGTGTTTTTAAAATTGAAAAATCATTTTGAAGATGAAAAAATCTTAAAATGGCTTGAAAAAAAATGTGAAAAGATTTAATTTTATTTAGCTTATCTGTGTAAATTTTACACCTTTTAAAAAAAAATGTGTAAAAAAATACACAGAATTTATTATCTTTATATGATAATAAAAAATATTTTATTTTTAAGGATTAAGATGCAAAAGAATAATTACTTTTCACTTTCTATTTTAACTTCGTTATTTTTTATGATGGGACTTTTAACCGTTTTAAACGATACTTTAATCCCACATTTAAAAGAATTATTTGAATTAACTTATTTTCAATCGTCTTTAATTCAGTTTTGTTTTTTCGGTGCTTATTTTATAACATCTAGTTTTTTTGGTAAATTGATACAAAAAATAGGTTATCAAGCTTCTGTGTCTTTAGGTTTTTTTATTGCTGCTTGTGGGTGTTTATTGTTTTACCCTGCTGCAAAAACTCAAGTTTATACAATCTTTTTAGCAGCTTTATTTGTTTTAGCTAGTGGGGTTGTGCTTTTACAAGTAACGGGAAATCCTTTTGTAACTTTATTATCAAAAAAAGAAGATACCGCAAGAAATCTAGCCTTAGTACAAGCTTTTAATTCTTTAGGAACTACAGTTGGACCTATTATTGGTTTTTATTTGATTTTAGAAAATGCAAATACAATTGATGAGAAAATATGGTCAATTCAACAACCTTATTTAATAATAGCAATATTTTTAATTTTTCTTGCTTTATTTGTAAAATTCGTAGTTAAATTACCTGATACAAGGGTGATTGCAGAAGAAATCAGTCAAACAAATAACGATACAAGAACAAGTGCTTGGCAATATGCTAAATTAAGATTTGGCGCTTTAGGAATTTTTTGTTATGTTGGAGCTGAGGTTGCTATTGGCTCATTTTTAATGCTTTATTTAATGGAAATAGCAAATTACACAAAAAGCGAAGCGGCTCATTATTTATCGTATTATTGGGGTCTTGCTATGTGTGGGCGTTTTGTTGGAGGTGCTCTTTTAAATAAATGCAAAGCTTCAGCCTTACTTGCTATTTGCGCTCTTATGAATGTTTTAGTTATTTTATTAATCGTGTGTGTGAATTTAAATGCTGGTTGTATGATTTTTATAGGATTGTTTAATTCAATTATGTTTCCAACTATTTTTTCACTAGCTACTAAGGATTTAGGACGCAATACTTCTCAAGCAAGTGGAATTATATGTATAGCAATTTTTGGCGGGGCAATTATTCCACCTGTACAAGCTTTGATTATGGATTATTGTGATATGAATTTATCTTATATTGTTCCTGCGCTTTGTTATTTATATATTTTATTCTTTGCAAGAAAGGCAGATAATTTAGATTAAATCCATAGAATTTTTCTATGGATTATATTTTTTTATAATAAGTACAAGAGCTAGAATACTCCTTTTGCAATGATGAATGCGATGGAACCAAATCAGCATGTCCTGCAAAAAACAAACCATTAAAATTAAGCATTTTAGAAAAATTATCCACAAGGCGAAATTTGTATTCTTCGTTAAAATAAATCATCATATTTCTTGAAAGTATAATATCAAACTTACCAAGCTCTAAAAATTCTTTTGAAAATACATTTACAACTTTAAAAGTTGGAGAAAATAAGTGTTTTTTAATTTTATATTCATCATTTTCTTCATCAAAATATTTATTTATTAAATACGAATCAAGATTATACAAAGAGCGTTTTGAATATGTTGCACTTTTTGCCTTTTGTATTATTTGAGTATTAATATCAATTCCTGTTATATTTAAATTAAAAAGCCCTTCTTCACTTGCAAGCATTAAAATAGAATAAACTTCTTCTCCGCTAGAACAAGGAGCTACTAGAATATTTCTTAAGCTAGGATTAAGTTTTATCATATAAATTAATTCTTTTAATTGTTTTAATTCTCTGTAAAAATATGTTTCACAAACGGTTATTAAATCAAATAATTCTTGCTTTAAATTTTGATTAAAATCTATTTGTCTTTCAAGCTCTTTAAAAGATGAAATATTATTTGAACAAGCAAATTTTATTAATTTTGATGAAATGGTATTTTTTTTAACTTCTAAATCAATTCCGCAAATTATTCTAATTTTATTTATTAAAGAATCAAATTCAGCAGCATTATTTATAAATTCAACACTTTTTTCTTCATTATTTGTATTATTTTTATTTTTATTAAACATATTAAACATTAAAAATCCTTTAAAAAAGAGATTAATTCTTTTTGCATATCTTGTATATTTAATTGTGTTAATTGATTATTAAGCTCGTAAGCTCTTTTTGGCATTCCATACACTATACAAGATTCTTCACTTTCCCCAATACATTTTACACCTTTTTTGTATAACTCAAAAAGCCCTTTAGCCCCATCATCACCAATACCAGTTAGCAAAATTGCCATCATTTTATAATCTCTTGCAATTTTACTAGCGCTTAAAAATAATAAATCTACATTAGGCACAAAGGGAAAAGTACCATTGTTAAACGAGGCTCTTAAATTTAGATTTAATTCTGTATTATGTTGGCAAATATATATTTTATCTTCTAAAAAACAAGGGCTATCAAGTAAAACAACCTCGCTTTTACACTCTTTATTTAATTGATTTGCATAACTTGGTAAAAAATTTGCTTGCATATGTTGAGCAATAATTATGCTTGTATTTTTTAATTCTAAATCTTTTATTAAAAATTTAATTTGAGAAGGTCCGCCTGTGCTAGCACCTATTAAAACTACTTTTTTCATAAATATTTCCTTGTAAAATAAAGCCAATAAAAGGCTGCAAATATAAAAATACTCCCCATAAAAATACTAATATTAGCTAAGCTAATTGCAAGGTTGTTAAACAAATAACCAACTAAAATTGTAAGCAATAGACTAAAGGCAACATAGACCATATCAACATAAGCAATTACTCTTCCATAATATTTTTTATCACAAGAATTTTGTATTTGAGTATAAGTATAAGACCATATTGTGCTAGTGCAAAAACCAGCTACAAGCATTCCAACTAGTGATAAATAAAAAGAAAATTGAAAAATCGCCCATATAATAATGCCAAAGCCTTGTGCTAAATATAAATAAAATAAGCTATTTTTATTAGCAATCTTACTTAAAATAAGTGGTCCAATTACTAAAGAACAAGCCCTAAAGGTATTGCTAAGCCCTATTAACAAAGCTACACTTAAGGTTTGTTTTAAAAAATATACCTTATTTAAATACTCATAACTTGCAAGATAGTTAATTATCGCATCGTAAGTTGTAGCGCCTATAACCCCGTGTAATAACATAAGATGGATTATTTTTTTGTTTAACTTAATGTAAGCAATTCCTTGCAACAACATAATATAAGCTTTTTTAAAGCTTAACTTTTTTGTTTCTTTGTTTAGCTTTAAAAAAAATAGCAAATAAAGCGCAATACAAAAAAGAATACAATCTAAAATAAAAGCAGCCTTAATTCCAAAATAATGGCAAAACACTCCAGCAGCAGCCATTCCCGTTGTATATGATACAGCCCAAATTATTGAAAATAATTCGTTTGCTAGTTTTAATTCTTCCTTAGAAAATATATGCGGAATAACACTCATTTCGGTTTGAAAATAAATACTAGCAACGGTTATTCTTACAAAAATTAAGAAAAATAAAAAATAAATATAACTAGCATCCTTTATAAAAAGTAACAAAAATACAGAAATTAATTCTACAATAACCATTGTCATCATCAGTTTTTTAGAATTGAAATTATCAATTAAAATTCCGCTAAAAGGTGCTAATAATATAGGCGGCAAAAAAGCACACATAACACTAGCACTAATTGCCCAATTTTTTACACTTTTTGATGAAAAGTCTCCCCAATCTACTAGGCTAAAATCAAAACCAATAAGCATAGTATAAACACCAACTTGTGAAAACCATGCACCAAAATAAGTTATAAATTGTACTAAAACTAAAATCGCATAATTTTTATTATTTTTTATTAATTTTGCATAGGATTTAAACATTGTTAAATTCCACTAATACCACAGCCATTGCAATACCAGCATCATGTGAAATGCTAAGGCTTGCATTTTTTATATTAAATTCTTTTATTGTTTTATTGCTAAAGCTAATTAGCGGTTGGCCTAAATTATCTTTACTTAGTAAAACATCTTTAAAAGTACAAGTAGGGCTAATGCCTACACCTAAAGCCTTTAAAGCAGCTTCTTTAGCAGCAAAATAACCCGCTAAAGAATTTGCATTTAATTTTAAATGTTGTATTTCTGTAGTTGATAAGATTTTGTTTATAAAGCTATTTTTAATTTTAGAATTTAAAATTTTTTCAATTCTTTTTACATCAACTACATCACAACCAATTTTCATATAATTTTATTCCGAAATAACAAAGTCCGTAAAATAAAGATTTTTAATAAAACCATCATTTAAATTGTTATTGATTTTATTAATTATTTCTTCTTTTAATCTTTCTTTTCCTTTCGTTGTGCTTATTTCTTCTTTACTTTTTGAGCTAAGAATAGCCAAAATAGCATCTTTTATTACAGGTTTTTTCTTGTCAAGCTCCATTGTTAGAGTTGGTACATTTTGTTCTAATTCTAACCTGCATTTAAGGTATTTATTTCCACCATCGCTATTTAGATTAACGGTAAATGATTCTAATGGATACATAACACCAATTTCACTTGCACTTGCATCTTGCTTTTTCTTGTTGTCTTTTTTGTTTTCTTGTTGGCTTACTTCATCAGTTTTTTCATCATCACCGCCTGAAAAAGCAGCATAAATTACTAAACCACCAAGTGCTAAAACAACAACTAATAAAACACTAACTAGTATTAATACTAAGTTTGAACCTTTTGATTTTTTAACTACTTCTTCTTTTTCTTCTGCCATTGATTAACCTTATTAAATAGAATTTAGCTTCATTCTACAAAAGTATATTTAATTAAGGATAATTTTATGATTAAAAAGGTGTTTTTAGGGCTTGTAGTTTTAGTATTGATTATTATTTGTTTTTTTATTTTTTCAAAAGAAGAAAAAGAAGAATTGGTTAAAATTAAGCCAAGCATACAGGATTTAAAAATAAGTGTTGAAGCAGTTGGCAAGGTTTATACTGATTCTTTGGTTGAGGTTGCAACATTAGCAAACGGAGAGATAAAGGATTTTAGAGTAAAACTAGGAGATAAGTTAAAAAAAGGCGATATTATAGCGATTTTAGATGATGAAACAGAAAAAAATCAATTAGCAAGTGAAGAAAGCAAATTAGTAAATTTGCTTGATGAAAAAAATTCAGCAAATGTAAGTTTAGAAGAAGCAAAAAACAAATTTACTTCTCAAGAAACACTTTATAACAAAGGTGCAAGTTCAAAGGATAGCTATTTGAGTGCAAAGAGTAATTATTATGCTGCAATTGCAAAATTAAGCAGTATAGAAGCATCAATCAAGCAAACAAAAGCAAATATAGCAAGTTATAAAAATAATCTTGATTTAACTGTGGTAAAAGCACCAATTGATGGTGTTGTAATTAGTGTTTATGCGTCTTTGGGTCAAACTATTAACTCAAGAACATCATCTCCAACCCTGATTAAAATGGCAAATTTAGATGAATTAAAAGTAAAAATGCAAATTCCACAAAATGATGTAGCAAAATTAAAAGCAGGGCAGGTCGTAGAATACATACCTTTAAGTGATGGAGCGGTAAAAAAAAGTACTTATTTAAGCAGTGTTGATGATGCAGATGTAACCGTGGTTGCAAATTCTAGCACTGATGGAGCTGTGTATTATTATGCTAGATTTGATGCTTACAATGATAAAGACTTAAAAATAGGTATGGATGTGCAAAATACTATAATTATTCAAGATATTAAAGACGCACTTACAATACCTATTAATTACCTTAGCAAGGATAAGGGTGGATATTATGTAAATATAGCTGATTTAAGCGAGCAAGGATATAAAAAAAGTTATGTAAAATTAGGTTTGAGTGATGATTTTAATATACAAATTTTAAGCGGATTAAATAAAGATGATGAAATTGTTTTATTAAACAAGAGTTTAGGTGCAAGCAATGATAAAGTTAAAATGCGTTAATAAATTTTATGGCAGCACGCAGGTTTTAAAAGATATAAATCTTAGTATTAGTGCAGGAGAATTTGTAATTTTACTTGGAAAAAGTGGAAGTGGCAAATCAACCTTACTTAATATGATAGGTTTAATTGATGAGCCAAATAGTGGAGAGTATTATTTTAAAGATAAGAATTTATATAAATTAAATAAAGAAGAAAAATCAGCTTTTAGGTCTATGAATTTTGGTTTTATCTTTCAAAGATACAATTTAATGCCAAGTTCTAGCGTGCTTGATAATGTTATTTTAAGTGCTTTATATGCTAAAAAAAATAAAGAAGAATCTATAAAAAGAGCTAAAGAATTGTTAAATAATTTAGAATTAGCCGAGCATATTAATAAAAAAGCAGCACATTTAAGTGGTGGTCAGCAACAAAGAGTAAGTGTTGCAAGAGCATTGATTAATAAAGCATCTTTTATCTTAGCTGATGAACCAACAGGAGCCTTAGATAGTTTAAACGGTATTAAACTTATGGAAATTTTAAAAGAGTTAAACGAAAAAGAAGGCGTTGGGGTTATTTTAGTTACTCACGATGAAACTTTATGTAAATATGCAAGTCGTGTAATTAAAATGAAAGATGGAAATATAATTAGCGATGAAATTCTTAAAGAAAAAAGCAAAGTAGAATTTAAAAAAACAGAAGAAAAACCAAGTACATTTAAAGATAAATTCATAGCAAGTTCATCATTTTTCTTACAAAATGTAAGCCTTGCTTTAAATAATCTAATAACCCATAAAATGCGTTCATTTTTAACTATGCTTGGTTTAATAATAGCCACTGCTTCAGTAATTAGCACAATAGCCTTAGGAAATGGCGGAAAAGCCGATGTTTTAGCAGAGATAAGCTTTTTAGGTAATAATCAAATTATAGTACATAAAGGTGCAAGAGATGGAGATAGAAACACAGCAAGATTAAGGGATTTAAAGCTTAGCGATTTAGAGCTTATAAAAAAACTTGATTATGTAAAAGATGTTGGTATAGAAAGTTCTTTTCCTGGTGCTTATGTTACTTATAAAGATAAAGAAATTAATGTTGGAGCTACTGGGGTCTTTGCAAATTTTTTAGAAATTAATAATAAACAAATGCTTGAAGGTAGATTTTTTAATGATGATGAAGAAGCACAAGCTAAAAATATTTGTGTTTTATCTCAAAGTGTAAAAGAAACTCTTTTTAAGAATAATGAAGACCCTATAGGAAAGATAATTTATCTAAAAGGCAAACCTTTAAAGGTAATTGGTGTGATTAAAAAAGATAACCAAGATAGAGATTTTGATATAAAAGTATATCTACCAAACAACACCTTATCTAAAAAGTTTGATGGTAGAAGAGATATTAGACAAATAATAGTACTTGTAAAAGATGGAGTAGATAGTACTTTTGCAGAAAGTAATTTAAAACAAGTTTTAGAAGTAAAAAAAGGTGAGAATTCAATAAGAACATTTAACCTAGATGCCATTAAAAAGACTATTGAAAAAACAGCACAAAAGCTAAGCTTATTAATATTTGGTGTTGCCTTTATTGCAATGATTGTTGGTGGAATTGGGGTTATGAATATTATGCTTGTTGTTGTTAAAGAACGAACAAAAGAAATAGGTATTAAATTAGCCATAGGCGCAAGCCCATCGTACATTAGTACAGGCTTTTTAATAGAAGCAGTTGTTTTATGCTCGGTTGCTGCTATTTTAGGAGTATTATTTTCTTTAGCTATTATTTTTACAATAAACAATCTTAATTTTATTGATATTAATATGATGATAGATTATAAGGCTATTTTATTAGGCTTTTTTTCTTCTGTTATTGTTGGCTTGTTTTTTGGATATTTTCCTGCAAAAAGTGCTTCAAAATTAATTCCTGCACAAGCTTTATCTGATGAATAAATACAATTAAACACAAAAGTCTATTTGTTTTAGCAAGTAGGCTTTTTGCCAACTAGTACTTATTGCAAAATCAATTTATAATAAATTATTTTTACAATTATTTTAGCTGCTAAAAAACTAAATACTAATATAAAATAATTTTTACCAGCAGTACTTAAAAGACATTAGAAATTTTGCTAAAAACACAAAGAATAAAAGCACTTAAAAACTCAAATATTTTGTAAAATATTTTAAGCCTATTTAGTATTACGCTATTTATACATAGCCCAACAAAGCACCTAGCCTAAAAAGTGCGTAATGAAAAAATTAGCCTTAGTGTAAAAATATACAATATAATTATAAAACTTTTAAATATTTATAAGAACTATAAAAATGCTTACTTTTATTGATATTAAACTAAAATACTCTTGTAAATAAAGATTAAAAGATGATAAATATTTTTAATATTAACCAAATAAATATGATTTTAACAAGAATAATTTTTTATTAATTTACTATATATTAATTTTAATACATAAAATATCAGGCTTACTTTATAAGAAATTATAAAGTAATGTTTTAGACAAAACACCTTTTAAAGTAGTTAAATTACAATCTAATATTTTTTATCCCCCAAACCCTCTTTGTTTAGATTGTAATTTACTTTTTCATTTTTTTTCATAGTTTTTGATTTAGAAATATATAGGCTAGGAGAACCTAGCCTATTGTAGTATTTTATTTGAAGTTTAGATTTTTGATATTCTCATCAACTTTTTTCATCTCATCAGTTGGTAAAGATGCAGTTGGATAGTGATGGTCTAGCTTAGCAGGAGCATTAGGAATTTTAGCTTCTTTTGTGAATGTAATTTTTACATTAAATGGAGCTAATTCGTTAGCTAAAGTGCTTTGTCCTTCTCTTGCAATTTCTTTACATTGAGAAATAATTCTCATAAATTCTTGCGGAGAATGAAAACCATAAGAGTTTTCACTAAATGCAACATCCCAGCGAATTTGTGCTTTTCTATGTGCGTATAATGATTTATCTAAAGCTTTTGAAATTGCTTCTTCTCTTGCTTTTTCATCTAAGTTTGCAAATTGTGGTAATTTTGCAAGTTCAGCACGAGCAGTTTTAATATCAGCAATTAAAGCTAAAAGATTGTTTTCACATTTTCTTAATTCATAAGCGTGGCGATTTTGAATAAAGGCAATTCTATCTTTTAACACTTGTTCGCTTTGTGGGTGGCAAGTTTTACAAGAAGCATTTATATCAGCATAAGGAGTTAAGATATTGTGATTTGTAACCTTATTTGCCCCATATCTTTTGTAAGGCATATGACAATCAACGCAAGTTACACCACTTCTATAGTGTAATGAGCTTGAGTACATTTCAGCCTCAGGGTGTTGCATTTTAATAATTTTAGCCTTAGTGTCTTTATTTATAAAATCATAAGGGAATTCGCCATTTGCAAATTTTTCATCATAATATTCATCAAAATTTTCAATCTTAAAGGCTTCATCTTTTTTCCACTTAGTCCAAGGGAAGGTTAAAACGCTATCTTTTCCTTCAAAATAGTATTCAACATGGCATTGCATACAAACATAATTTCTCATTTCTTTTCTGCTACCTTTAATACCGTGTTTTGCATCAGCTTCATAACCTCTTAAAACCATCGCATTAACAAAAGCAGGGCGAGTTACTCTTAAGCTCATATCATCAGGGTTATGGCAATCTGCACAAGTTGAACCCATATGAGAGCCGTGAATTCCTTCACCATAAACGCTTTTTACCTTATCCATTACATCAAAATATGGAATAGAATTCATCTTAGTCCAAGCTTCTTTCATCATTTGTCCGTTTTCTTGAACATCAAAAAATCCCATTGCTTTTTTACTTGATTCTACAGGATTATCTAAGAATAGTCCTTGTAATTTAGAGCTTGAATAAATAGCTTTTAAATAACCAGTGTGGCAATTTACACAAGCACCAGGCTGTCCTTTAAAAGCAGGTAAGCCGTGAGAATTTAAGAATTCTTTGTTATTTCTTTTTGTTTCTAATTGGTCTATTTGTGAATAATAGTGCGTTCTTGGTTTGCTATAATCAACCGCAAAAGCATAACCATTCCAAAATGTCGTAGCAGCAGGCCAGCGAATGATTTTACTATATGGTAAAGAACCACCAAATGGAGTTTGTATATACTCATCTTTCATTTGCAAATAGCCATCAAGTTGTGCAGGGAAATTGCGTCCCCATAAAGCAAAATCAGGCTCATCATCGCTTTGAGCAAAAGTTTTTAAAGGTTGTGTTTTACTCTCGCCTTTATGCTCTGCAATATTTGTATTTAGAGCAAAAAGTCCAACCCCACCAAGTGCAGCTATAACACAGGCAGCTACATAAATTGATTTTGACATATTCTATCTCCTTAATTGTGTAAATGTCCTACACTTGTATGACAGTGTAAGCAGTCAAGTTTTTCGCCATTAAAATTAATCGCATTGTGTGCATAATCTTTGTGACAAGTTGCACAATTATTATTTACATCTTCATGCGTCATTTGTGCTGGCTCTAAATTAGGTGGATTACCTCCTACTGTAAAATAATAGCCGTGCTTTAAGCCGTGATAAGCTTTTTTAGTCCAATAGGCAAAAAAGTCATTTTGAGGTAAATGACAATCTACGCAACCTGCATTAGAGCTATGATCACCTTTAAGCCAAGAATCATATACATCAGTCATAATGTGGCATTTTGCACAGGCTTCTGGTTTATGCGTCATCATTAAAAAGCCATCAGCTATTATAAAAGTATAAATTCCACCACCAAAAACAATCCCGAACAGAATACAACAGGCTAATAAAAGTTTGTTTATTGGTTTTTTCATTTATACACCTTGTAAAAAAAAATTAAGCTTTTATTCTACACTTTTAGCCTTAAAAATACTTGATGGTTATTAATTATTTTTTTTAAATTTGTTTTAAGTAATTTATATTTAAAAAACTATAAAATAAGGATTTTATAAAAAAGGATAATTTTAATATTTTTTAACACTATGTAATTATTTTTCTTTTTAGAAGTATTTTCTTATATAAAAATAAAAAATAATTATCAAAAAATATATTTTATCTAAAAAAATCTATTTGAATTTAAATTTGGAACGGCTTTTGCTTTAAAGTGAAAATATTAAACTTTTAGTTAAAGGATAAATTATGATGAGATCACTTTGGGCTGGCGTTACAGGTATTCAAGCCCACCAAATAGCAATGGATACAGAAGGTAACAATATAGCAAATGTTAATACAGTTGGTTTTAAATATTCAAGAGCAAATTTTAGTGATTTGATTTCTCAAACACAAAAGGTAGCAACAGCACCACAAGGAG
It encodes the following:
- a CDS encoding NapC/NirT family cytochrome c, which translates into the protein MKKPINKLLLACCILFGIVFGGGIYTFIIADGFLMMTHKPEACAKCHIMTDVYDSWLKGDHSSNAGCVDCHLPQNDFFAYWTKKAYHGLKHGYYFTVGGNPPNLEPAQMTHEDVNNNCATCHKDYAHNAINFNGEKLDCLHCHTSVGHLHN